A section of the Citrus sinensis cultivar Valencia sweet orange chromosome 8, DVS_A1.0, whole genome shotgun sequence genome encodes:
- the LOC102615547 gene encoding fasciclin-like arabinogalactan protein 4 has translation MAFKLRISNFTPIIITYLLLITTPPILALNITDLLLPYPDLSAFSALISSTSSAVAADLSHRSSVTLLAVSNSYLNSPSSVDFTRRLSPSSLADLLRYHVLLQYLSWADLRKIPSSGILVTTLFQTTGRASSNFGSVNISRNPATNAIAIHSPAPYSASNATVLTLIKTLPYNITILSINSLLVPYGFDLMASETRPPLGLNITKALIDGHNFNVAASMLAASGVVEEFEADEGGAGITLFVPTDLAFADLPNNVKLQSLPADKKAVVLKFHVLHSYYPLGSLESIVNPVQPTLATEDMGAGRFTLNISRVNGSVAIDTGLVQASVTQTVFDQNPLAIFGVSKVLLPREIFGKEPSVTTKPGNQQIGNARPPGVSPSPEKSPGLGGPSSHLTSPPGFREDMRSNADGLQLQWRSYVVAAALCCIGLLYVLV, from the coding sequence atGGCCTTTAAACTCCGCATTTCCAATTTTACCCCTATAATTATAACCTATTTACTCCTCATCACCACCCCACCCATTCTGGCCCTCAACATCACCGACCTCCTTTTACCGTACCCGGACCTCTCCGCATTCTCCGCCCTCATCTCCTCCACGTCCTCAGCCGTCGCCGCCGACCTCTCCCACCGATCCTCCGTCACCCTCCTCGCCGTATCGAACTCCTACCTCAACTCACCCTCCTCGGTGGACTTCACGCGCCGCCTCTCTCCCTCCTCCCTCGCCGACCTCCTCCGCTACCACGTCCTGTTACAGTACTTGTCCTGGGCAGACCTCCGCAAGATCCCCTCCTCCGGCATTCTAGTCACCACGCTCTTCCAAACCACCGGCCGCGCGTCGTCAAACTTCGGCTCCGTCAACATCAGCCGCAACCCCGCCACCAACGCAATCGCCATCCACTCCCCCGCTCCTTACTCCGCCTCAAACGCCACCGTGTTGACCCTAATCAAAACCCTGCCTTACAACATCACAATTCTCTCGATCAACTCCCTCTTGGTCCCCTACGGCTTCGATCTTATGGCTTCCGAGACCAGGCCGCCGTTGGGACTCAACATCACCAAGGCCCTGATCGACGGCCACAACTTCAACGTCGCGGCGTCGATGCTGGCAGCCTCCGGTGTCGTCGAGGAATTCGAGGCCGATGAAGGCGGCGCCGGGATTACTCTATTCGTCCCCACCGATCTCGCATTCGCAGATCTGCCCAATAACGTGAAGCTGCAGTCTCTGCCAGCTGATAAAAAAGCTGTCGTTTTGAAATTCCATGTTTTGCATTCTTATTATCCGCTCGGTTCGCTCGAGTCGATAGTGAACCCGGTTCAGCCGACATTGGCGACCGAAGACATGGGAGCCGGTCGGTTTACGTTAAACATTTCGAGAGTTAATGGTTCAGTGGCTATCGATACTGGGCTCGTTCAAGCATCGGTAACGCAAACAGTTTTTGATCAGAATCCGTTGGCGATTTTTGGGGTATCAAAAGTGTTACTGCCAAGGGAGATTTTTGGGAAGGAGCCGTCGGTGACGACGAAGCCGGGGAATCAGCAGATAGGCAATGCTCGGCCGCCGGGTGTATCACCGTCGCCTGAGAAATCACCGGGACTCGGTGGGCCCTCTTCGCATTTGACGTCGCCACCCGGCTTTCGCGAAGATATGAGATCAAACGCTGATGGATTGCAGTTGCAGTGGAGGAGCTACGTTGTTGCAGCTGCTCTGTGTTGTATAGGATTGTTGTATGTACTGGTAtga
- the LOC102616142 gene encoding uncharacterized protein LOC102616142 isoform X2 has product MGTQLHRVNSGVQFEDYHPGCLWGILHVLHHHHRNNAKKIVPHKKHRERRHAKCCGNPKTISMDRDKFEARGLLDAEADKFFVEQHPTKVSPTDKSLKALVTEEMSEEENHKHWLLGFSAEPKFQRTNSINHLEPSDYRLGKISTDWANPIIILHKNANNSASELEFSSVKKTNRRSIPRNKEFDVCDNANVEGSIGQYQHSGKHVGVKTEKVMGTSKSLNQIDVDHQVKEYVDVLEIFKVNKELFLNILQDPDIAISKQSPGPLISNRKAKLTKSGSFPVADISQVRYLRPSTLEHKRNEAWTYPRREKFVPSIQVSKPDAVRSQEGYNEKTRPSFDNQDVDSTIKHEPSTSSSGSLRLSNHQNWNQLVIGRLRGIKQRIKHAIKVGKKEEGKANRNQFLQRVPTASADGEYMPKSFEHISMSQDGSDNSISCNETDGFDHNLSNTVLHRMRRTASLNEFMDKYARLFESSSRREMKLPHSKSLRLRNEDNISSKDSAPKFFRRISSLSDVESFYSLVREVVRDSEKAVRTENDCSANAGSHSRSEAKSSSFVIDTDKTQPLDAVVETQFQKNMDEGRSGDEGLPNTDEPAENMVEPENLTSFFREDQEIDKAVNPTVDPSQSSLASEPEIVDTTKCHISEGSESNPLFIHIDEADSSNVMKNESVEDSLPSLCSEVNNESDSRFLPFELGNDEASFNYVKDVLHLSGFTGNESLGNWYSLDQPLDPSLFKEMERDLHHQVNYSEVLSGICDHQLLFDLINELLLEMNETSFTYFPRAFSFNHRMRPMPKGHRLIEEVWSRICYYLSFRSEADRSLDDIVAQDLTKGDGWMNHEFETECVALELEDLIFDELLQEVCSWS; this is encoded by the exons ATGGGAACGCAGTTGCATCGAGTAAACTCCGGTGTTCAATTTGAAGACTACCACCCAGGTTGCCTGTGGGGCATACTCCATGTCCTTCACCATCATCACAGGAATAATGCCAAAAAGATTGTCCCACATAAAAAGCACCGTGAAAGAAGACATGCCAAAT GCTGTGGAAATCCAAAGACAATTTCTATGGACCGCGATAAATTTGAAGCACGGGGTTTATTGGATGCCGAAGCAGATAAGTTCTTT GTTGAACAGCATCCTACAAAAGTTAGTCCAACTGACAAAAGCTTAAAGGCATTAGTCACTGAAGAGATGTCTGAGGAAGAGAACCACAAACATTGGCTTTTAGGATTCTCTGCAGAACCAAAGTTTCAGCGAACAAATTCAATCAATCATTTAGAGCCCTCAGATTATCGCCTTGGTAAAATAAGCACTGATTGGGCGAATCCAATTATCATCCTTCACAAAAATGCAAATAACTCAGCCAGTGAGTTGGAGTTTTCATCTGTGAAAAAGACAAACAGGAGATCAATTCCAAGAAACAAAGAGTTTGATGTTTGTGATAATGCAAATGTTGAGGGCAGCATTGGACAATACCAGCATTCTGGAAAGCATGTAGGGGTTAAGACTGAGAAAGTAATGGGAACCTCAAAAAGTCTGAACCAGATTGATGTCGATCATCAGGTCAAGGAATATGTGGATGTTCTGGAGATATTTAAGGTGAACAAGGAGTTGTTCCTCAATATCCTGCAAGATCCAGACATTGCAATTTCAAAACAGAGTCCTGGCCCGCTGATTTCCAACAGGAAGGCAAAGTTAACCAAATCAGGATCATTTCCAGTAGCTGATATTTCTCAAGTCAGATATCTTAGGCCAAGTACGCTAGAACATAAGCGGAATGAAGCTTGGACCTACCCCAGAAGAGAAAAGTTTGTACCAAGTATTCAAGTATCCAAGCCGGATGCAGTCAGGTCTCAGGAAGGTTACAATGAGAAGACAAGGCCTTCCTTCGATAATCAGGATGTGGACAGCACCATAAAACATGAACCAAGCACTTCTTCTTCGGGTTCATTGCGGCTATCTAATCATCAAAATTGGAATCAATTGGTTATAGGTCGCCTAAGGGGCATTAAGCAGAGAATAAAGCATGCAATTAAGGTGGGCAAGAAGGAGGAAGGCAAAGCAAACAGAAATCAGTTCCTCCAAAGAGTTCCTACAGCATCCGCAGATGGAGAATATATGCCCAAAAGTTTTGAGCACATTAGCATGAGCCAGGATGGTTCAGACAACTCCATAAGTTGCAATGAGACTGATGGTTTTGATCACAATCTCAGCAACACGGTACTACACCGCATGAGGAGAACTGCCTCTTTGAATGAGTTCATGGATAAATATGCTCGGTTGTTTGAGTCTAGTTCCAGAAGAGAAATGAAGTTGCCTCACTCTAAGAGCTTGAGATTGAGGAATGAAGATaatatttcatcaaaagaTAGTGCTCCAAAGTTCTTCAGAAGGATTTCCTCTCTTTCTGATGTGGAGTCATTTTATTCCTTAGTAAGAGAGGTGGTTCGTGATTCAGAGAAGGCAGTCAGGACAGAAAATGACTGCAGTGCAAATGCTGGAAGTCATTCTCGCAGTGAAGCAAAGTCCAGTAGCTTTGTTATAGATACAGATAAAACTCAGCCTCTAGATGCTGTTGTGGAGACACAATTTCAAAAGAACATGGATGAAGGAAGATCAGGAGATGAGGGACTTCCTAATACAGACGAACCTGCTGAGAATATGGTTGAGCCAGAAAACCTTACAAGCTTCTTCCGGGAAGATCAGGAGATTGATAAGGCAGTGAATCCTACCGTGGACCCTTCACAATCAAGTCTAGCGTCAGAGCCTGAAATCGTGGACACTACAAAATGTCACATTTCAGAAG GATCAGAGTCAAATCCTCTGTTTATTCATATCGATGAGGCAGATTCTTCTAATGTCATGAAAAATGAGTCCGTAGAAGATTCTTTGCCAAGCTTGTGCAGCGAAGTGAACAATGAGAGCGACAGTCGCTTCCTTCCTTTTGAATTGGGCAATGATGAAGCTTcctttaattatgtaaaagatGTTCTTCATCTGTCTGGCTTTACTGGAAACGAGTCCCTTGGCAACTGGTACTCGCTggaccagccattggatccTTCATTGTTCAAGGAAATGGAGAGAGACTTGCACCATCAAGTAAATTACTCTGAAGTGTTGAGTGGCATCTGCGATCACCAACTTCTATTTGATCTAATCAATGAACTCCTACTCGAGATGAACGAGACATCCTTCACCTACTTCCCAAGAGCCTTCTCTTTCAATCACCGCATGCGTCCAATGCCTAAAGGACACCGTCTTATTGAGGAAGTTTGGTCAAGAATTTGCTATTACTTGAGCTTCCGATCAGAGGCGGACCGTTCACTGGATGACATTGTGGCTCAAGATTTGACAAAGGGTGATGGTTGGATGAATCATGAGTTTGAAACAGAATGTGTAGCACTTGAACTGGAAGATTTGATCTTCGATGAACTTTTACAGGAAGTTTGCTCATGGTCGTGA
- the LOC102616142 gene encoding uncharacterized protein LOC102616142 isoform X1, translating to MGTQLHRVNSGVQFEDYHPGCLWGILHVLHHHHRNNAKKIVPHKKHRERRHAKCCGNPKTISMDRDKFEARGLLDAEADKFFVEQHPTKVSPTDKSLKALVTEEMSEEENHKHWLLGFSAEPKFQRTNSINHLEPSDYRLGKISTDWANPIIILHKNANNSASELEFSSVKKTNRRSIPRNKEFDVCDNANVEGSIGQYQHSGKHVGVKTEKVMGTSKSLNQIDVDHQVKEYVDVLEIFKVNKELFLNILQDPDIAISKQSPGPLISNRKAKLTKSGSFPVADISQVRYLRPSTLEHKRNEAWTYPRREKFVPSIQVSKPDAVRSQEGYNEKTRPSFDNQDVDSTIKHEPSTSSSGSLRLSNHQNWNQLVIGRLRGIKQRIKHAIKVGKKEEGKANRNQFLQRVPTASADGEYMPKSFEHISMSQDGSDNSISCNETDGFDHNLSNTVLHRMRRTASLNEFMDKYARLFESSSRREMKLPHSKSLRLRNEDNISSKDSAPKFFRRISSLSDVESFYSLVREVVRDSEKAVRTENDCSANAGSHSRSEAKSSSFVIDTDKTQPLDAVVETQFQKNMDEGRSGDEGLPNTDEPAENMVEPENLTSFFREDQEIDKAVNPTVDPSQSSLASEPEIVDTTKCHISEAGSESNPLFIHIDEADSSNVMKNESVEDSLPSLCSEVNNESDSRFLPFELGNDEASFNYVKDVLHLSGFTGNESLGNWYSLDQPLDPSLFKEMERDLHHQVNYSEVLSGICDHQLLFDLINELLLEMNETSFTYFPRAFSFNHRMRPMPKGHRLIEEVWSRICYYLSFRSEADRSLDDIVAQDLTKGDGWMNHEFETECVALELEDLIFDELLQEVCSWS from the exons ATGGGAACGCAGTTGCATCGAGTAAACTCCGGTGTTCAATTTGAAGACTACCACCCAGGTTGCCTGTGGGGCATACTCCATGTCCTTCACCATCATCACAGGAATAATGCCAAAAAGATTGTCCCACATAAAAAGCACCGTGAAAGAAGACATGCCAAAT GCTGTGGAAATCCAAAGACAATTTCTATGGACCGCGATAAATTTGAAGCACGGGGTTTATTGGATGCCGAAGCAGATAAGTTCTTT GTTGAACAGCATCCTACAAAAGTTAGTCCAACTGACAAAAGCTTAAAGGCATTAGTCACTGAAGAGATGTCTGAGGAAGAGAACCACAAACATTGGCTTTTAGGATTCTCTGCAGAACCAAAGTTTCAGCGAACAAATTCAATCAATCATTTAGAGCCCTCAGATTATCGCCTTGGTAAAATAAGCACTGATTGGGCGAATCCAATTATCATCCTTCACAAAAATGCAAATAACTCAGCCAGTGAGTTGGAGTTTTCATCTGTGAAAAAGACAAACAGGAGATCAATTCCAAGAAACAAAGAGTTTGATGTTTGTGATAATGCAAATGTTGAGGGCAGCATTGGACAATACCAGCATTCTGGAAAGCATGTAGGGGTTAAGACTGAGAAAGTAATGGGAACCTCAAAAAGTCTGAACCAGATTGATGTCGATCATCAGGTCAAGGAATATGTGGATGTTCTGGAGATATTTAAGGTGAACAAGGAGTTGTTCCTCAATATCCTGCAAGATCCAGACATTGCAATTTCAAAACAGAGTCCTGGCCCGCTGATTTCCAACAGGAAGGCAAAGTTAACCAAATCAGGATCATTTCCAGTAGCTGATATTTCTCAAGTCAGATATCTTAGGCCAAGTACGCTAGAACATAAGCGGAATGAAGCTTGGACCTACCCCAGAAGAGAAAAGTTTGTACCAAGTATTCAAGTATCCAAGCCGGATGCAGTCAGGTCTCAGGAAGGTTACAATGAGAAGACAAGGCCTTCCTTCGATAATCAGGATGTGGACAGCACCATAAAACATGAACCAAGCACTTCTTCTTCGGGTTCATTGCGGCTATCTAATCATCAAAATTGGAATCAATTGGTTATAGGTCGCCTAAGGGGCATTAAGCAGAGAATAAAGCATGCAATTAAGGTGGGCAAGAAGGAGGAAGGCAAAGCAAACAGAAATCAGTTCCTCCAAAGAGTTCCTACAGCATCCGCAGATGGAGAATATATGCCCAAAAGTTTTGAGCACATTAGCATGAGCCAGGATGGTTCAGACAACTCCATAAGTTGCAATGAGACTGATGGTTTTGATCACAATCTCAGCAACACGGTACTACACCGCATGAGGAGAACTGCCTCTTTGAATGAGTTCATGGATAAATATGCTCGGTTGTTTGAGTCTAGTTCCAGAAGAGAAATGAAGTTGCCTCACTCTAAGAGCTTGAGATTGAGGAATGAAGATaatatttcatcaaaagaTAGTGCTCCAAAGTTCTTCAGAAGGATTTCCTCTCTTTCTGATGTGGAGTCATTTTATTCCTTAGTAAGAGAGGTGGTTCGTGATTCAGAGAAGGCAGTCAGGACAGAAAATGACTGCAGTGCAAATGCTGGAAGTCATTCTCGCAGTGAAGCAAAGTCCAGTAGCTTTGTTATAGATACAGATAAAACTCAGCCTCTAGATGCTGTTGTGGAGACACAATTTCAAAAGAACATGGATGAAGGAAGATCAGGAGATGAGGGACTTCCTAATACAGACGAACCTGCTGAGAATATGGTTGAGCCAGAAAACCTTACAAGCTTCTTCCGGGAAGATCAGGAGATTGATAAGGCAGTGAATCCTACCGTGGACCCTTCACAATCAAGTCTAGCGTCAGAGCCTGAAATCGTGGACACTACAAAATGTCACATTTCAGAAG CAGGATCAGAGTCAAATCCTCTGTTTATTCATATCGATGAGGCAGATTCTTCTAATGTCATGAAAAATGAGTCCGTAGAAGATTCTTTGCCAAGCTTGTGCAGCGAAGTGAACAATGAGAGCGACAGTCGCTTCCTTCCTTTTGAATTGGGCAATGATGAAGCTTcctttaattatgtaaaagatGTTCTTCATCTGTCTGGCTTTACTGGAAACGAGTCCCTTGGCAACTGGTACTCGCTggaccagccattggatccTTCATTGTTCAAGGAAATGGAGAGAGACTTGCACCATCAAGTAAATTACTCTGAAGTGTTGAGTGGCATCTGCGATCACCAACTTCTATTTGATCTAATCAATGAACTCCTACTCGAGATGAACGAGACATCCTTCACCTACTTCCCAAGAGCCTTCTCTTTCAATCACCGCATGCGTCCAATGCCTAAAGGACACCGTCTTATTGAGGAAGTTTGGTCAAGAATTTGCTATTACTTGAGCTTCCGATCAGAGGCGGACCGTTCACTGGATGACATTGTGGCTCAAGATTTGACAAAGGGTGATGGTTGGATGAATCATGAGTTTGAAACAGAATGTGTAGCACTTGAACTGGAAGATTTGATCTTCGATGAACTTTTACAGGAAGTTTGCTCATGGTCGTGA
- the LOC102614389 gene encoding probable GTP-binding protein OBGM, mitochondrial isoform X1 has protein sequence MWMQRAKSVWHLEFFHRSSKSPWIFVSVCSYSDDSLKKTKATPLQETRMRDRFTIYAKGGDGGSGCCSFRRSRHLRRGKPDGGNGGRGGDVILECAPSVWDFRSLQHHLRAGKGGHGAPKNMIGTCGEDKVVLVPVGTVIHLIEGEIPSMVDNRSESDLDPWEQPGSLVDDPSLSNQQTTIQNPSAPEEVMSTCKNDSSSSHTEITSKASTNLQHATQAEQEGEKQIQYNIAELTKQGQRVIIAYGGEGGLGNVCCPSVSKKPMVMKSKSYKNGPSDPKLASDDQSSLVAGEPGSESELILELKSIADVGLVGMPSAGKSTLLGAISRAKPAVGHYSFTTLRPNLGNMNFDDIQITVADIPGLIKGAHENRGLGHAFLRHIERTKVLAYVVDLASGLDGRKGIKPWKQLRDLIIELEHHQEGLSDRPSLVVANKIDEDGAEEVYEELERRVQGVPIYPVCAVLEEGVPELKVGLRMLVNGEKSERLSLDKIHVD, from the exons ATGTGGATGCAACGTGCAAAATCCGTTTGGCACCTGGAATTCTTTCACAGATCTTCAAAATCACCATGGATTTTTGTGTCAGTGTGTTCTTACTCTGATGATTCTCTGAAGAAGACGAAAGCTACTCCTTTGCAg GAAACTAGAATGAGAGATAGGTTTACGATATATGCCAAAGGAGGCGATGGTGGCAGTGGTTGTTGTAGCTTTCGCCGTAGCCGGCATCTTCGCCGTGGTAAACCTGATG GTGGGAATGGTGGAAGAGGTGGTGATGTGATACTTGAGTGTGCTCCTTCAGTTTGGGACTTCCGCAGTTTGCAACATCACCTT AGAGCTGGGAAGGGGGGGCATGGAGCTCCAAAGAATATGATAGGAACATGCGGGGAAGACAAG GTTGTCCTGGTGCCAGTTGGGACTGTTATTCATCTTATAGAGGGTGAAATTCCATCTATGGTTGACAATCGTTCAGAATCAGATTTGGATCCGTGGGAACAACCAGGCTCACTTGTTGATGATCCTTCACTATCTAATCAGCAGACTACCATTCAGAACCCAAGTGCTCCAGAGGAAGTCATGTCTACATGTAAGAATGATAGTTCATCTTCTCATACTGAAATTACATCGAAGGCATCAACAAACCTGCAGCATGCCACTCAAGCTGAGCAGGAAggtgaaaaacaaatacaatatAACATTGCAGAATTAACCAAACAAGGTCAGCGAGTCATAATTGCTTATGGGGGGGAGGGTGGTTTGGGCAATGTGTGTTGCCCAAGTGTTTCAAAAAAGCCTATGGTTATGAAGTCCAAGTCCTACAAGAATGGTCCTTCTGATCCTAAATTAGCCAGTGATGATCAATCCTCCCTTGTTGCTGGTGAGCCTGGTTCAGAGTCGGAACTTATACTTGAACTCAAGAGCATTGCCGATGTGGGCCTTGTGGGGATGCCTAGTGCTGGTAAAAGTACTCTTCTAGGGGCCATATCAAGGGCTAAGCCTGCAGTAGGCCACTATTCCTTTACAACTCTTAGGCCGAATTTAGGGAACATGAACTTTGATGACATACAAATTACAGTTGCTGACATTCCAGGACTCATAAAGGGTGCCCATGAAAATCGTGGGCTTGGACATGCTTTCCTACGGCACATAGAACGCACAAAAGTTCTGGCCTATGTAGTAGACTTAGCTTCTGGTTTGGACGGTAGAAAGGGTATAAAACCGTGGAAACAGCTTAGAGATTTAATTATAGAGCTGGAGCACCATCAGGAAGGTTTATCTGATCGGCCGTCCTTAGTTGTAGCGAATAAAATTGATGAAGACGGGGCTGAAGAAGTGTATGAAGAACTGGAAAGAAGAGTGCAAGGTGTTCCTATCTATCCAGTGTGCGCTGTCTTAGAGGAAGGAGTGCCCGAGCTGAAAGTTGGTCTTAGAATGCTTGTGAATGGTGAAAAATCTGAAAGACTTAGTTTAGATAAAATTCATGTGGATTAG
- the LOC102614389 gene encoding probable GTP-binding protein OBGM, mitochondrial isoform X2, giving the protein MRDRFTIYAKGGDGGSGCCSFRRSRHLRRGKPDGGNGGRGGDVILECAPSVWDFRSLQHHLRAGKGGHGAPKNMIGTCGEDKVVLVPVGTVIHLIEGEIPSMVDNRSESDLDPWEQPGSLVDDPSLSNQQTTIQNPSAPEEVMSTCKNDSSSSHTEITSKASTNLQHATQAEQEGEKQIQYNIAELTKQGQRVIIAYGGEGGLGNVCCPSVSKKPMVMKSKSYKNGPSDPKLASDDQSSLVAGEPGSESELILELKSIADVGLVGMPSAGKSTLLGAISRAKPAVGHYSFTTLRPNLGNMNFDDIQITVADIPGLIKGAHENRGLGHAFLRHIERTKVLAYVVDLASGLDGRKGIKPWKQLRDLIIELEHHQEGLSDRPSLVVANKIDEDGAEEVYEELERRVQGVPIYPVCAVLEEGVPELKVGLRMLVNGEKSERLSLDKIHVD; this is encoded by the exons ATGAGAGATAGGTTTACGATATATGCCAAAGGAGGCGATGGTGGCAGTGGTTGTTGTAGCTTTCGCCGTAGCCGGCATCTTCGCCGTGGTAAACCTGATG GTGGGAATGGTGGAAGAGGTGGTGATGTGATACTTGAGTGTGCTCCTTCAGTTTGGGACTTCCGCAGTTTGCAACATCACCTT AGAGCTGGGAAGGGGGGGCATGGAGCTCCAAAGAATATGATAGGAACATGCGGGGAAGACAAG GTTGTCCTGGTGCCAGTTGGGACTGTTATTCATCTTATAGAGGGTGAAATTCCATCTATGGTTGACAATCGTTCAGAATCAGATTTGGATCCGTGGGAACAACCAGGCTCACTTGTTGATGATCCTTCACTATCTAATCAGCAGACTACCATTCAGAACCCAAGTGCTCCAGAGGAAGTCATGTCTACATGTAAGAATGATAGTTCATCTTCTCATACTGAAATTACATCGAAGGCATCAACAAACCTGCAGCATGCCACTCAAGCTGAGCAGGAAggtgaaaaacaaatacaatatAACATTGCAGAATTAACCAAACAAGGTCAGCGAGTCATAATTGCTTATGGGGGGGAGGGTGGTTTGGGCAATGTGTGTTGCCCAAGTGTTTCAAAAAAGCCTATGGTTATGAAGTCCAAGTCCTACAAGAATGGTCCTTCTGATCCTAAATTAGCCAGTGATGATCAATCCTCCCTTGTTGCTGGTGAGCCTGGTTCAGAGTCGGAACTTATACTTGAACTCAAGAGCATTGCCGATGTGGGCCTTGTGGGGATGCCTAGTGCTGGTAAAAGTACTCTTCTAGGGGCCATATCAAGGGCTAAGCCTGCAGTAGGCCACTATTCCTTTACAACTCTTAGGCCGAATTTAGGGAACATGAACTTTGATGACATACAAATTACAGTTGCTGACATTCCAGGACTCATAAAGGGTGCCCATGAAAATCGTGGGCTTGGACATGCTTTCCTACGGCACATAGAACGCACAAAAGTTCTGGCCTATGTAGTAGACTTAGCTTCTGGTTTGGACGGTAGAAAGGGTATAAAACCGTGGAAACAGCTTAGAGATTTAATTATAGAGCTGGAGCACCATCAGGAAGGTTTATCTGATCGGCCGTCCTTAGTTGTAGCGAATAAAATTGATGAAGACGGGGCTGAAGAAGTGTATGAAGAACTGGAAAGAAGAGTGCAAGGTGTTCCTATCTATCCAGTGTGCGCTGTCTTAGAGGAAGGAGTGCCCGAGCTGAAAGTTGGTCTTAGAATGCTTGTGAATGGTGAAAAATCTGAAAGACTTAGTTTAGATAAAATTCATGTGGATTAG